Within Lolium rigidum isolate FL_2022 chromosome 5, APGP_CSIRO_Lrig_0.1, whole genome shotgun sequence, the genomic segment CATCGGCAGCGGTGCAGGAACCGCCTCCAACACTGGCGTAGGAATACCCGCCGGTTGCGGGTCCTGCATGGGACCCTGCAGCATAGCCGGCGGCACAACATTGCCACCTCCCGCTGTCCCCACCGCTGCGAcaggtttcttcttcctcctcttcttctgctGTCCAGGCTGCGCCGGCGGGTTAACCTGCTGTGGTAAATGTGACACCACCGGTTGCTGCGTTGGATTAGAAGCGGGGAAAAATTGACCTTGGAACTGAGCATACTGCTGCTACGGCGGGTACTGAGGGTACTGCTGCTGCTGAGGATACGGCGGCTGTTGAAGAGGCATGAAAGGAGCGGTCGGCATGCGCGGCTGCGGTGGGCGATACCCCACCTGGGGCcggggcggcgcagcaggggccgGTGGCATGAGGGCCCCCTGCGGCCATCCTTGGAACCCCGGAGGGCCTTGGTACCCTCCGGCGACCGACGCAGCAGCCGCCGCCTGCGGGCGAGCCGGCGCCGGAGGAGCAGTCGCCGTCCCCGGAGGAACGGAGCGGGGTGGCCCGGCCATGGGACCTGAGGCGCCCGACGCCACCACGTCGACGAAAGAGCGACGAAGCGGAGCGCGCACTAGGGGGGCAGACGACGGCGAGAGGCTCGGACGTGGGTCAGGAGGaagggcggcggcgacgatgggagcgaggcggcggcgacgtgactGCGTTGCGAGCACGGACGTGTGATCGTATGATCGCATGCCGTCACGCCCCCACGTCTAACCCCTCGCTGCAGGCCCACCAGCGCGCGGCCCAATCTGGCCCAACACGGCCGCGGCCCAAGGCGCGAAGATCCCGCCGCGTCCGTTTGAAACGGAGGCGGAGAACTCGCCTCGCTCGCCGCCGGCAGGTGCGCATCACCGAGCGTCCGCCTCGCTCCCTTGGCGGCTGCGTCGAGGAAATCTCCGAAGACAGCCGGCGGCGTGAACCTCTTGGGGGGAAGCGGGCCTTTCCAGCTTTTTAGGCGCACCGGCTGCCGCGGAAGCCGCCTCCCCGGCGGCGAGCTAGAGAGAGCTCGGCGAAGCTTCGCAGAAACGCGCGGAGGAGACGACGAGCGTGCCCGCGGCACAGCCTCCGCCACCGTCGATGCATTCCTCCCCCAAGACCTGGTCGCTGCCGCAGGGAAGCCGATCTTCACCCAAAAGTCCTCGAGGAGCGCCGCGCGATCTAGATCCTTGTCGATCGGCAGCACCTCCGGATCATCTTCAAGGCCAGCCCAcgccacctcctccgccaccgAACACCCATCCTCCATGCCCAGGTCATCGAGCGGATCGAAACGGCCGCTTGACGGAGAAGGGAACACCGTCGGAGGGAAAGAATGGCCAGGCCGCCGGGGAGCCAGTCGTACCGGAGTCCGCCAGGGCTCCACCGCCTCGGCTGGCGGCTTAGCCGCCGCCGCGGACGTCGCCTTGGGAGACATCACCATATAGTTAAGTGAAGTCTATAACTGTGTAAAACTATTTTTGTTGCTTCAGATTCGatacacatacatatatatgAACCCATATCTTTAGAAAAAAAAACTACTGATTACTGAACTAGCAGATTATTCAGATACCTATATTTTCTGGATCATAAGTCGAGATTTCAAACACGATGTCTCCACGCCTGCCGGAATTGTATCCCTCAAATACAGCGGCACTGTGCCCACCACTTGATGTTTTGAATTGCCTCCAAACAGCATTATATTATGTGAGCcttctgaacattgcaatccttagCTAGGCATAGATGCAGAGTGACTCATATCCAGCGCGCCAAGTGCTTCGAGTGTAGCCGGGTCATTAAGTTATTCCGCACTCCCAACATTTTTTTGCTTTGCTGCTGCAATGAATTTGCATGCACCATCTCTGCACAAAGCACTTGCATAACTCTTTTTTACTGTGAACTGTCGACGTCAATCTTCACCGGGTCAATTTGTGGTGTACTCACATTTTACTATTCTTTGCTTCTTTGGAAAGACCCGTCCAAGGCTTAGATTGGTAATGATCATCCTTGCGATGAAGCGATTTTTTTCTATGCCGCAACCATAATTTCCTTCGGGGAGTCGGGGAAGGGCGCACCGCAAGCTTTTGGCATGCAGCATGGCTTCATGGGAGGAAACTGATATTGTGCCGTCCATCTTTGCCATCTCAAAGCGCAAAAACTTCACGGTGAGCAAGGGCATGCACCATGAGTTTTGGATTTCCAAGCTTAAGGCCAATGAGGTCTCCACAACGGCCCAACTCATTGAGTTTGTGGAGCTTTGGTCAAAGGTCAATGAGATGAACTAACCGACGGTACCGTGGATGATATCACTTGTAAATTCACAAACTCCAGAGTTTATAGGCAGCCTCGGCTTATAAGGCTCAATTTGAAGGCACGATCAACTCTTTTATGTTGGAGGCGGTGTGGAAGAATTGGGCTCATCAAAAGTGTAAGCTTTTTTGCAAAATCATGCTCGGACGGCCGACCTCCACCAAAAAGAGGGTGGTCAAATTATGGCAATTGTCAACTTTGCAAGCGGGAGCCCAAAACCGCGGCacacattaacatgcaaaatacaaaatcaatatcattaatgaaaatatattttcatatgatatctacaaaatattatatttattgatatatttttctaaaaatttaatcaaattttacttggtttgatttttcaaaaaatatataGACCTTAAGCTTCGGGATAAAGATAATATATATGAATGAAAAGACCGTCAATTTGGCGGACTACGGCAGCTTCCAACGCAAAGCCGGGCGTCGTCTTCCGAAATAATGTCAACTCGCACGCGCGCTATTCTGAAAAATGGCAAATCAGCATGTGGCTGAACTCCCCCAAGCAATTGACGAATCATCAGGATATAAACTCCCAACCGTTTCAGTATATACTCCTACTACCCAGCTAGCTCTTCCGCCAAGTAATTGACTGACTGCTCTGGTCTCCTCTCCTCTGCGGAACCTCCTCTCCCAATAGCTGCGAACGCGCGCCGTCTGTTCTTACTGACCGGCTTGGCGGCCTGCCTCCTCAGGACGTCGCGGGCGCAGCCGACGGAAGTCAAGGTGGGGCTCATCATCGACGCCGACTCGCCGGTGGGCAAGATCGCGACAACCACCATCCCCATGGCTCTCGACGACTTCTACGCCGCCTTCCCCAACTCCCCCGCCCGGGTTAACATCCTGCAGCACGACTCCGGTGGAGACGTCGTCGCCACGGCGTCAGCGGGTATGCTCCACCAGCGCGAGACGACCTGGGGCCCTAGGAGTTGACTCTCGTTTATAGACGCCCTGCCGAACAATACTAGCTGCTTATGGCATGCTGCCTCTATGTTTACGCTCTGCAAACGGTTCATGCTGGTGCTACCAACGGAGGCCGATGGTGCTCCAAAGGGTGGCTGAATATGCTACCAACGTCGCCACGTGTGCTACCATGCTGACAAGCGGTGCTGCAAATGGTCGTTGCGTGTGCTACCAACGGTGAACGGCGGTGCTACAAATGGCGGTTGTCGGTGCTGCAAGGAGTAAGTGGTGGTGCTGTCATTGGCGGGCAACAATTGTATAAGGAGGTCTCCAGCGAAGTACCATGCTTCGGCGAACTACGATGCTGCAAATGGTCACCGGCGATGCTACCATCAGTTCGTGGTGGTGCTGCAAGAAGGAAGTGACGGTGCTGCCAACCGGTGTTGGAATGCTGCCGGCAGTGCACTGACGAGTAGTAGTCCACGATgctacaatttttaattttttatgctACAACTGTTATGCGATTCTTCTACTTTAGTATAATTTTTGTGCTACTTCAGCGAGTCTCCAACAATACTCTGGCGAGGTCTGTGTTCGACggtttttttctattttattttatagaTGAACCGTTTTTGTTTTAATGAAGTAAAAACGAGACTTTTTTTCTGCAACGAAGCAAAGTCAAGATTTTGCTTAAAAGTAGATACCATGTGAAACAGGATGAGGCTTGAATGTTTGGTGCCTCCGGAGGATTGCTAGCCGTGTCCTATCGGCAATTCAGCATCCGTGTGGCGTGCAGCGAGCTTCCCTTATAAACTCCCAGGTAGCTCTCTCGCCAAGTAATTGACTGACTGCTCTGGTCTCCTCTCCTGATGGCCGGGAACGCGCGCCGTCTGTTCTTCCTGATCGGCTTGGCGGCCTGCCTCCTCACGACGTCGCGGGCGCAGCCCACGGAGGTCAAGGTGGGGCTCATCATCGACGCCGACTCGCCGGTGGGAAAGATCGCGACGACCACCATCCCCATGGCTCTCGAGGACTTCTACGCCGCCTTTCCCAACTCCTCCGCTCGGGTTAAGATCCTGCAGCACGACTCCGGTGgagacgtcgtcgccgccgcgtcAGCGGGTATGCTCCATCTTTCTATGGTTCCTCATCTCTGGATGCTCATTTGCTTTGAGGCTTTGACGCTGCGTTGCGTGCATGGTCTTGATTAATTGCCTTGTGGCGTGTGCGCAGCGTTGCAGCTGATGACGACGCAGGGAGCGCGCGCCATCCTCGGCCCGCAGTCGTCGGTCGAGTCGGCGTTCGTCGCCGACCTCGCCACGCAGGCCCAGGTCCCCGTGGTTTCCTTCTCGGCCACCAGCCCCTCCGTGTCCCCCGCCACGGCGCGCTTCTTCTCCCGCGCCGCGCAGAGCGACGCCGAGCAGGCCGGCGccgtcgccgcgctcgccgcgCACTTCGGCTGGCGCCGCGTGGTGCCCGTCTATCAGGACGACGACTACGGCGCCGCGTTCGTCCCCTTCCTCGTCGAAGCCCTCGCgtccgcgcccgcgcccgccgagGTTCCCTACCGCTGCGCGCTCCGGGAGGACGCGACCCCGGACGCCGTGGCCGCGGAGCTGCACCGCATGGAGTCCGAGCAGACGCGCGTGTTCGTCCTCCACACGCGCCCTGGGCTCGCGCGCCGCGTGTTCGACGCCGCCGCGGCGGGCGGCATGACAGGGGACGGCTACGTGTGGGTCATCACGGACGGCCTCACGGGCCTCCTGGGCTCCGTCGAGCCGCCGCAGGGCGTCATCGGGCTCGCGCCATACGTGCCCACCACGCCGCGGCTGCGCGAGGTCAAGAAGCGGTGGGCGCAGCGGTACATGCGCGACCACCCGGACGACGATCTCTCGCGCGCCGTCCTAGGCTGCCACGCCGTCTGGGCCTACGACGCCGCGTGGGCCGTGGCCTCCGCGGCAGATCGGCTCAACGCCACCGACCTGTCGTCGCCACCCGGGCTGGTAAACGGCACGGGCGGGCCGACCGACATCTCGGGGCTCGGGAAGTCCGCATCAGGCGAGAATTTCCTCCGAGCTATCCGAAACGTGACATTCGACGGTCTTGGCGGCAAGTTAGAGCTCGTCGACGGCGAGCTTGTAGCACCGGCCTACCGCGTGTTAAACATCATGGACGATGGAAAGGAGAGGGGCGTCGGGTTCTGGTCACCGCGGCACGGGCTGACCCGGCAATTTGGCCACGCTTCGAACACACCGGCTGGCGAGCTCGGACTCCATCCAGTGATCTGGCCTGGAGAGTCGACGGTGCGGCCGAGCGGGTGGGTGCAGCCGACGAACGCGCGGAAGCTGAGGGTGGCGGTGCCGGGGAATGTTTCCGACAGCTACCGCCCGATCTTGCACCTTACCGTGGACCCGGTGACGAACCAGACGACGGCCGGCGGGTTTGTGATCGAGGTGTTTGAGGCGGCGGTGCGGCTGCTGCCGTACGCGCTGCCCTTCGAGTTCGTCAAGGCAGAGTCGCAGCCCTACGACAGTCTCATCACGGGAGTTGAAAATGGGGTAAGTATTTATTTTTAGATAAGGATAAGACACTTATTTTTAGATGGAGAGATGATTAGAAACTTCATATAAAtaagggtgtgcctatgtctaagttgactgagattttcttaagtctcagtcaacttagaAAAGTACAACTACAGTTTAAAGAAAAGTacaactcggttcagttgcacatttctgccagaaaagtgcaattgcacttttttaacagaaaagtgcgactcaaagcacatttttgtaattgacttagacttaagaaaatctcagttgactgagacatagcaaaaccgtataAATAAACTGCTCTCTTGAatatcgtggttttagttcaaatatgATGTTATAGATTATAAGGgctaatttatttttattatatatACTCCATCCGAGTCTACTTATTTTAAATTAGTATGCTAGCAATAGATCTACACATATTATCTCCATTCCGTAATATAAGCTTTTTTAAAGGTTTACATTTCGGAAACAAATGTAGTAATACAAGGGTTGGATGCATATTTTTGTGAGAAAAAAACCCTGTAATATTTTATCAACATAAACTGAATATGAAAACGCATATAAACCTGCAAGTATTTGGACATAAATTTCTTTTTAAAAACCCATATCCATCCCATATAGAGCTTGAATTTTAAAATTTCTCAACTTTATTTTTACATTTCACTTTTTTAATTATGTACAAGTACATTAATTGTAATCAAAATATCCCACATGAGACCTTAAGCTTTACATTTCACTTTTTTAATTATGTACAAGTACATTAATTGGCTTAAGgctttaaaaaaaatcaagccaagtaaaatttgaccaaacttttagaacaatctattaacaaatataatattttgtagataccatacaaaaatatattttattatctatttaatgatattaattttgtatttttcatgttaataattttttggtaaaaattaatcaaacttgacata encodes:
- the LOC124658081 gene encoding glutamate receptor 2.8-like, with the translated sequence MAGNARRLFFLIGLAACLLTTSRAQPTEVKVGLIIDADSPVGKIATTTIPMALEDFYAAFPNSSARVKILQHDSGGDVVAAASAALQLMTTQGARAILGPQSSVESAFVADLATQAQVPVVSFSATSPSVSPATARFFSRAAQSDAEQAGAVAALAAHFGWRRVVPVYQDDDYGAAFVPFLVEALASAPAPAEVPYRCALREDATPDAVAAELHRMESEQTRVFVLHTRPGLARRVFDAAAAGGMTGDGYVWVITDGLTGLLGSVEPPQGVIGLAPYVPTTPRLREVKKRWAQRYMRDHPDDDLSRAVLGCHAVWAYDAAWAVASAADRLNATDLSSPPGLVNGTGGPTDISGLGKSASGENFLRAIRNVTFDGLGGKLELVDGELVAPAYRVLNIMDDGKERGVGFWSPRHGLTRQFGHASNTPAGELGLHPVIWPGESTVRPSGWVQPTNARKLRVAVPGNVSDSYRPILHLTTFDAVVADMTITADRAAHVDFTLPYMSTDIAMVVPLRDQRSSKLTPSNQAGTLVYFGFSTLVFAHREKLTSNLSRLVVVVWVFVVLILQSSYTASLTSMLTVPQVEPTIADYRALLRGTDMVGVMNNSFTGKALTQSGFPQVRIMRYTTARSFQEALLNGSIGAIINETPYFNIFLGTYNDNFTMTDQRNMTGGFGFAFPKGSPYVTDLSQAILKLTENNEINRIERKWFGDPKGNDSQFTSGRLSFKSFRSLFLITGITSVVCCIIHLIFNLNDNRRQPIQQITSHASSPAEVPCVIDMVGSPHSASYKSEGSRSVEMAIPLTGEIEPVANSQSEEVVALARHFDSSRE